In a genomic window of Myotis daubentonii chromosome X, mMyoDau2.1, whole genome shotgun sequence:
- the PDZD4 gene encoding PDZ domain-containing protein 4 isoform X6: protein MEGGPQEADRVDELEYEEVELYKASHRDKLGLMVCYRTDDEEDLGIYVGEVNPNSIAAKDGRIREGDRIVQINGVDVQNREEAVAILSQEENTNISLLVARPESQLAKRMKDSDRDDFLDVLGSENEGKLKSPPAQQLGKEEEPGAPDVGPGLSNSQELDSGVGRTDESTRNEESSEHDLLGDEPLSTTNTPGTLRKFGLQGDALQSRDFHFSMDSLLAEGAGLGGAEVPGLTDEEYERYRELLEIKCHLENGNQLGLLFARASSGNSALDVNRNESLGHEMAMLEEELRHLEFKCRNILRAQKMQQLRERCMKAWLLEEESVYELGASEPKKRELPDISELPEKSDKDSTSAYNTGESCRSTPLLTEPLQESPLRRAAAGNSNLNRTPSGPPVATHPKAAPPQGSPGKFRSLSRDPEVGRRQHSEERVRRSPKMGVTLERVGPEGSPYLSRRHRGQGQEGEHYQSCLQLAPPRCLEDLGHVPLSLAGGPRVGGAVAAASEGPRMEWKVKVRSDGTRYVAKRPVRDRLLKARALKIREERSGMTTDDDAVSEMKMGRYWSKEERKQHLIRAREQRKRREFMMQSRLECLREQQNGDTKAELNIIALSHRKTMKKRNKKILDNWITIQEMLAHGTRSADGKRVYNPLLSVTTV, encoded by the exons ATGGAGGGCGGCCCGCAGGAGGCAGACCGTGTGGACGAGCTGGAGTATGAG GAGGTGGAGCTGTATAAAGCCAGCCACCGGGACAAGCTGGGCCTGATGGTTTGCTACCGCACCGATGATGAGGAGGACCTGGGCATCTACGTTGGAGAG GTGAATCCCAACAGCATTGCAGCCAAAGACGGCCGGATCCGAGAGGGAGACCGAATCGTCCAG ATAAATGGTGTGGACGTCCAGAACCGGGAAGAGGCGGTGGCCATCCTGAGCCAGGAGGAGAACACCAACATCTCCCTGCTGGTGGCCCGGCCTGAGAGCCAG CTGGCAAAGCGAATGAAGGACAGTGACCGCGATGACTTCCTGGATGTCTTGGGCTCAGAGAATGAGGGGAAGTTGAAAtccccccctgcccagcag CTCGGAAAAGAAGAGGAGCCAGGGGCCCCGGATGTGGGCCCGGGCCTGAGCAACAGCCAGGAGCTGGACAGTGGGGTGGGTCGGACTGACGAGAGCACCCGCAACGAGGAGAGCTCTGAGCACGACCTGCTGGGGGATGAGCCCCTGAGCACCACCAACACGCCCGGCACCCTGCGCAAGTTTGGCCTGCAAGGGGACGCCCTGCAGAGCCGCGACTTCCACTTCAGCATGGACTCCCTGCTGgctgagggggctgggctggggggtgcCGAGGTCCCGGGCCTCACCGATGAGGAGTATGAGCGCTACCGGGAGCTGCTGGAGATCAAGTGCCACCTGGAGAATGGCAACCAGCTGGGCCTCCTCTTCGCCCGCGCCTCCAGTGGCAACAGCGCCCTGGACGTCAACCGCAACGAGAGCCTGGGCCACGAGATGGCCATGCTGGAGGAGGAGCTGCGGCACCTGGAATTCAAGTGCCGCAACATCCTGCGGGCGCAGAAGATGCAGCAGCTGCGGGAGCGCTGCATGAAAGCCTGGCTGCTAGAGGAGGAGAGCGTCTACGAGCTGGGCGCCAGCGAGCCCAAGAAGCGCGAGCTGCCCGACATCTCCGAGCTGCCCGAGAAGTCTGACAAGGACAGCACCAGTGCCTACAACACGGGGGAGAGCTGCCGCAGCACCCCTCTGCTCACCGAGCCGCTGCAGGAGAGCCCCCTGAGGCGGGCCGCTGCTGGCAACTCCAACTTGAATCGGACCCCCTCGGGCCCCCCTGTCGCCACCCACCCCAAGGCAGCTCCTCCACAGGGGAGCCCCGGCAAGTTCCGATCCCTCTCCCGGGATCCCGAGGTGGGCCGGAGACAGCACTCAGAGGAGCGCGTCCGCCGCAGCCCCAAGATGGGGGTCACCCTGGAGCGCGTGGGTCCCGAGGGCAGCCCTTACCTTTCCAGGCGCCACCgaggccagggccaggagggcgAGCACTACCAAAGCTGTCTGCAGCTGGCCCCTCCGCGCTGCCTGGAGGATTTGGGCCACGTCCCCTTGAGTTTGGCTGGTGGCCCTCGGGTGGGCGGAGCTGTGGCCGCAGCCAGTGAAGGGCCCCGCATGGAGTGGAAGGTCAAGGTGCGCAGCGATGGAACCCGCTATGTGGCCAAGCGGCCTGTGCGTGATCGCCTCCTAAAAGCCCGGGCCCTGAAGATCCGCGAGGAACGCAGTGGCATGACCACGGACGACGACGCGGTCAGCGAGATGAAGATGGGCCGCTACTGGAGCAAGGAGGAGCGGAAGCAGCACCTGATCCGGGCCCGGGAGCAGCGCAAGCGGCGTGAGTTCATGATGCAGAGCCGGTTGGAGTGCCTGAGGGAACAGCAGAATGGCGACACCAAGGCTGAGCTCAACATCATCGCCTTGAGCCACCGCAAGACCATGAAGAAGCGGAATAAGAAGATTCTAGACAACTGGATCACCATCCAGGAGATGCTGGCCCATGGCACTCGCTCAGCTGACGGCAAGCGAGTCTATAACCCTCTGCTCTCCGTCACCACCGTCTGA